One window of the Rosa rugosa chromosome 3, drRosRugo1.1, whole genome shotgun sequence genome contains the following:
- the LOC133740527 gene encoding F-box/FBD/LRR-repeat protein At1g13570-like isoform X1 yields MMPEMPPKCRLKMEMGLDKFSNLPSDVIEKILLLLPIRDAVRTSVLSNKWRYRWAKLPQLVFDGQCVSSQNHTSFVTIVDHALLVHIGPLHSFKLSQQGFLASRDIDRWIVHLSRHSIKEFKLELHEGQCYNIPSCLFSWQDMIHLKLKNCFLKPLPTFKGFRSLKRLDIVRVTLAQDVLEYLIVCCPLLKTLTFIDCDGFTRLKIDAPKLQFLGFRGRFDDVILENTINLDAVTIYLEANVDQRWVPRSSSNLVLFFLHLPRVRRLAIRSNFLKYLAVSALTRKVPKPCLHLKFLTIEIHFNDLEEILTAVRLLRSSPALQELEITAFPKDRAVVGEVNSWLDDNLIWSFTKLRLVKITSISGAKAELDFIRFLLLSSPVLQRMTIKPASVNGSSELLKKLLRLGRASVHSEIIYLDS; encoded by the exons ATG ATGCCAGAAATGCCACCCAAGTGCCGTTTGAAAATGGAAATGGGGTTGGACAAATTTAGCAACTTACCGAGTGATGTTATAGAAAAGATATTGTTACTTTTGCCAATTAGGGATGCAGTGAGGACAAGTGTTTTATCTAACAAGTGGAGGTACCGATGGGCGAAGCTTCCACAGCTTGTGTTTGATGGTCAGTGTGTCTCGTCTCAAAACCACACATCTTTTGTGACCATTGTTGATCATGCACTCTTAGTTCACATTGGCCCCTTACATAGCTTCAAGCTTTCTCAACAAGGCTTTCTAGCCAGTAGAGATATCGATCGATGGATTGTCCATCTATCAAGACACTCTATCAAAGAGTTTAAACTTGAACTTCACGAAGGGCAGTGCTACAACATTCCTTCATGTTTGTTTTCTTGGCAAGATATGATTCATTTAAAGCTGAAGAATTGTTTTCTAAAACCTTTGCCCACATTCAAAGGCTTCAGGAGCTTGAAGAGACTTGATATTGTGCGCGTTACCTTGGCCCAAGATGTTCTTGAATATCTTATTGTTTGTTGTCCTCTTCTCAAGACATTGACTTTCATAGACTGTGATGGTTTCACCCGTCTCAAGATTGATGCTCCAAAACTCCAATTCTTAGGCTTTAGAGGTCGTTTTGATGATGTTATTCTTGAAAACACCATAAATCTTGATGCTGTTACCATTTATCTGGAGGCTAATGTTGACCAAAGATGGGTTCCCCGTAGTTCTAGCAATCTGGTCTTGTTTTTCCTTCACCTGCCTCGTGTTCGAAGACTTGCAATCAGGAGTAACTTTTTAAAG TATTTGGCTGTTAGTGCCTTGACAAGAAAGGTGCCTAAACCATGTTTGCATCTGAAATTTCTTACTATAGAGATACACTTTAATGATCTGGAGGAGATTTTAACTGCTGTACGCCTTCTGAGAAGCTCCCCTGCTTTACAAGAACTAGAAATCACA GCCTTCCCAAAGGATCGAGCTGTTGTGGGAGAAGTGAACTCTTGGTTAGATGACAACCTCATTTGGTCATTCACTAAACTGCGACTTGTGAAAATAACCAGCATCTCTGGTGCCAAAGCTGAATTAGATTTCATTAGATTTTTGCTTTTAAGTTCACCTGTGCTTCAGAGGATGACTATTAAGCCTGCTTCTGTCAATGGTTCTTCAGAACTGCTAAAAAAGTTGCTCCGGCTTGGGCGTGCCTCGGTGCATTCGGAGATAATCTACTTGGACTCGTGA
- the LOC133740527 gene encoding F-box/FBD/LRR-repeat protein At1g13570-like isoform X2: protein MPEMPPKCRLKMEMGLDKFSNLPSDVIEKILLLLPIRDAVRTSVLSNKWRYRWAKLPQLVFDGQCVSSQNHTSFVTIVDHALLVHIGPLHSFKLSQQGFLASRDIDRWIVHLSRHSIKEFKLELHEGQCYNIPSCLFSWQDMIHLKLKNCFLKPLPTFKGFRSLKRLDIVRVTLAQDVLEYLIVCCPLLKTLTFIDCDGFTRLKIDAPKLQFLGFRGRFDDVILENTINLDAVTIYLEANVDQRWVPRSSSNLVLFFLHLPRVRRLAIRSNFLKYLAVSALTRKVPKPCLHLKFLTIEIHFNDLEEILTAVRLLRSSPALQELEITAFPKDRAVVGEVNSWLDDNLIWSFTKLRLVKITSISGAKAELDFIRFLLLSSPVLQRMTIKPASVNGSSELLKKLLRLGRASVHSEIIYLDS from the exons ATGCCAGAAATGCCACCCAAGTGCCGTTTGAAAATGGAAATGGGGTTGGACAAATTTAGCAACTTACCGAGTGATGTTATAGAAAAGATATTGTTACTTTTGCCAATTAGGGATGCAGTGAGGACAAGTGTTTTATCTAACAAGTGGAGGTACCGATGGGCGAAGCTTCCACAGCTTGTGTTTGATGGTCAGTGTGTCTCGTCTCAAAACCACACATCTTTTGTGACCATTGTTGATCATGCACTCTTAGTTCACATTGGCCCCTTACATAGCTTCAAGCTTTCTCAACAAGGCTTTCTAGCCAGTAGAGATATCGATCGATGGATTGTCCATCTATCAAGACACTCTATCAAAGAGTTTAAACTTGAACTTCACGAAGGGCAGTGCTACAACATTCCTTCATGTTTGTTTTCTTGGCAAGATATGATTCATTTAAAGCTGAAGAATTGTTTTCTAAAACCTTTGCCCACATTCAAAGGCTTCAGGAGCTTGAAGAGACTTGATATTGTGCGCGTTACCTTGGCCCAAGATGTTCTTGAATATCTTATTGTTTGTTGTCCTCTTCTCAAGACATTGACTTTCATAGACTGTGATGGTTTCACCCGTCTCAAGATTGATGCTCCAAAACTCCAATTCTTAGGCTTTAGAGGTCGTTTTGATGATGTTATTCTTGAAAACACCATAAATCTTGATGCTGTTACCATTTATCTGGAGGCTAATGTTGACCAAAGATGGGTTCCCCGTAGTTCTAGCAATCTGGTCTTGTTTTTCCTTCACCTGCCTCGTGTTCGAAGACTTGCAATCAGGAGTAACTTTTTAAAG TATTTGGCTGTTAGTGCCTTGACAAGAAAGGTGCCTAAACCATGTTTGCATCTGAAATTTCTTACTATAGAGATACACTTTAATGATCTGGAGGAGATTTTAACTGCTGTACGCCTTCTGAGAAGCTCCCCTGCTTTACAAGAACTAGAAATCACA GCCTTCCCAAAGGATCGAGCTGTTGTGGGAGAAGTGAACTCTTGGTTAGATGACAACCTCATTTGGTCATTCACTAAACTGCGACTTGTGAAAATAACCAGCATCTCTGGTGCCAAAGCTGAATTAGATTTCATTAGATTTTTGCTTTTAAGTTCACCTGTGCTTCAGAGGATGACTATTAAGCCTGCTTCTGTCAATGGTTCTTCAGAACTGCTAAAAAAGTTGCTCCGGCTTGGGCGTGCCTCGGTGCATTCGGAGATAATCTACTTGGACTCGTGA
- the LOC133740526 gene encoding protein DETOXIFICATION 46, chloroplastic-like isoform X1, with product MQARTLHLISHSLSSQPCCLFSTTPPPSSSLFFNHTPRFPSSRSRCFSSSAPIRRRPIRPVIACIGDDGGDISEVKGGELESQSIWNQMKEIVMFTGPATGIWISGPLMSLIDTVVVGQGSSIELAALGPGTVMCDNMSYVFMFLSIATSNMVATSLAKGDQNEVQHHISTLLFVALTCGFLMLLFTRFFGSWALTAFTGSKNVHIIPAANTYVQIRSLAWPAVLVGWVTQSASLGMKDSWGPLKALAVASAINGVGDILLCSVLGYGIAGAAWATMLSQIVAGYMMIESLNKKGYNSYAISVPSPKELLTLIGLAAPVLVTMMSKVAFYSLIVYFATSMGTYTMAAHQVMIQTFMICTVWGEPLSQTAQSFMPQLIYGVNRSLPKARMLLKSLVIIGAILGLALGIVGTSVPWLFPNIFTPDQKIIQEMHKLLIPFFLALAVTPAILSFEGTLLAGRDLRFISLSMSSCFSLGALLLLLVSSRGCGLVSCWWTLVAFQWARLFLSLRRLISPDGILYSEDMSLYKLEEVRAV from the exons ATGCAAGCTAGAACCCTCCACCTCatttctcactctctctcttctcaaCCTTGTTGTCTCTTCTCCACCACTCCTCcaccttcttcctctctcttcttcaaccACACACCTCGATTTCCGAGCTCACGCTCACGCTGCTTCTCCTCCTCAGCTCCAATACGACGCCGTCCGATTCGGCCTGTAATCGCCTGCATTGGCGATGATGGCGGGGACATTTCGGAGGTTAAAGGAGGAGAGTTGGAGAGTCAGAGTATATGGAATCAGATGAAGGAGATTGTCATGTTTACTGGGCCGGCTACCGGGATCTGGATCAGCGGCCCACTTATGAGTCTCATCGACACCGTCGTCGTCGGTCAGGGAAGCTCCATTGAGCTTGCTGCATTAG GTCCTGGAACTGTAATGTGCGATAATATGAGCTATGTTTTCATGTTCCTTTCTATTGCAACTTCCAATATGGTCGCTACTTCCCTTGCAAAAGGG GATCAAAATGAAGTGCAACATCACATATCCACCTTGCTCTTTGTTGCATTGACCTGTGGCTTCTTAATGCTTTTATTTACAAGATTCTTTGGCTCTTGGGCACTGACTG CTTTTACTGGTTCAAAGAACGTACATATTATTCCAGCAGCAAATACATACGTTCAG ATACGGAGTTTGGCATGGCCTGCAGTTCTTGTTGGTTGGGTTACCCAGAGTGCAAG TCTTGGCATGAAAGATTCATGGGGTCCTTTGAAGGCCTTAGCTGTAGCCAGTGCTATTAATGGCGTTGGTGATATACTACTCTGCAGCGTTTTGGGCTATGGTATTGCTGGTGCAGCATGGGCGACAATGCTATCACAG ATTGTTGCAGGATACATGATGATTGAATCTTTGAACAAGAAAGGATACAACTCTTATGCTATTTCTGTTCCCTCACCCAAAGAACTTCTAACACTAATTGGGCTTGCTGCTCCAGTGTTGGTGACAATGATGTCTAAG GTTGCTTTCTACTCGCTCATTGTATATTTTGCAACATCTATGGGCACATATACAATGGCTGCTCATCAG GTAATGATTCAAACATTCATGATCTGTACGGTGTGGGGCGAACCTCTCTCTCAAACTGCACAGTCATTTATGCCTCAGTTGATATATGGAGTAAATCGTAGTTTGCCCAAG GCTCGAATGTTGCTCAAGTCACTTGTTATCATTGGAGCAATCCTTGGTTTGGCTCTTGGAATTGTTGGAACATCTGTTCCATGGTTGTTTCCTAACATCTTTACACCTGATCAGAAGATCATACAGGAG ATGCACAAACTACTGATACCATTTTTTTTGGCATTGGCTGTGACACCCGCCATTCTCAGCTTTGAGGGAACATTGCTG GCTGGACGAGATCTTAGATTCATTAGTCTATCGATGAGTAGCTGCTTCTCTTTAGGTGCACTTCTGCTGCTG CTTGTGAGTAGCCGAGGATGTGGTTTAGTAAGCTGCTGGTGGACACTTGTAGCATTTCAATGG GCTCGGCTTTTCCTTTCTTTACGACGCCTTATATCACCTGATGGCATACTCTACTCTGAAGATATGAGCCTGTATAAACTGGAAGAAGTCAGAGCTGTATAG
- the LOC133740526 gene encoding protein DETOXIFICATION 46, chloroplastic-like isoform X2, with translation MLLFTRFFGSWALTAFTGSKNVHIIPAANTYVQIRSLAWPAVLVGWVTQSASLGMKDSWGPLKALAVASAINGVGDILLCSVLGYGIAGAAWATMLSQIVAGYMMIESLNKKGYNSYAISVPSPKELLTLIGLAAPVLVTMMSKVAFYSLIVYFATSMGTYTMAAHQVMIQTFMICTVWGEPLSQTAQSFMPQLIYGVNRSLPKARMLLKSLVIIGAILGLALGIVGTSVPWLFPNIFTPDQKIIQEMHKLLIPFFLALAVTPAILSFEGTLLAGRDLRFISLSMSSCFSLGALLLLLVSSRGCGLVSCWWTLVAFQWARLFLSLRRLISPDGILYSEDMSLYKLEEVRAV, from the exons ATGCTTTTATTTACAAGATTCTTTGGCTCTTGGGCACTGACTG CTTTTACTGGTTCAAAGAACGTACATATTATTCCAGCAGCAAATACATACGTTCAG ATACGGAGTTTGGCATGGCCTGCAGTTCTTGTTGGTTGGGTTACCCAGAGTGCAAG TCTTGGCATGAAAGATTCATGGGGTCCTTTGAAGGCCTTAGCTGTAGCCAGTGCTATTAATGGCGTTGGTGATATACTACTCTGCAGCGTTTTGGGCTATGGTATTGCTGGTGCAGCATGGGCGACAATGCTATCACAG ATTGTTGCAGGATACATGATGATTGAATCTTTGAACAAGAAAGGATACAACTCTTATGCTATTTCTGTTCCCTCACCCAAAGAACTTCTAACACTAATTGGGCTTGCTGCTCCAGTGTTGGTGACAATGATGTCTAAG GTTGCTTTCTACTCGCTCATTGTATATTTTGCAACATCTATGGGCACATATACAATGGCTGCTCATCAG GTAATGATTCAAACATTCATGATCTGTACGGTGTGGGGCGAACCTCTCTCTCAAACTGCACAGTCATTTATGCCTCAGTTGATATATGGAGTAAATCGTAGTTTGCCCAAG GCTCGAATGTTGCTCAAGTCACTTGTTATCATTGGAGCAATCCTTGGTTTGGCTCTTGGAATTGTTGGAACATCTGTTCCATGGTTGTTTCCTAACATCTTTACACCTGATCAGAAGATCATACAGGAG ATGCACAAACTACTGATACCATTTTTTTTGGCATTGGCTGTGACACCCGCCATTCTCAGCTTTGAGGGAACATTGCTG GCTGGACGAGATCTTAGATTCATTAGTCTATCGATGAGTAGCTGCTTCTCTTTAGGTGCACTTCTGCTGCTG CTTGTGAGTAGCCGAGGATGTGGTTTAGTAAGCTGCTGGTGGACACTTGTAGCATTTCAATGG GCTCGGCTTTTCCTTTCTTTACGACGCCTTATATCACCTGATGGCATACTCTACTCTGAAGATATGAGCCTGTATAAACTGGAAGAAGTCAGAGCTGTATAG